In Kineococcus sp. NBC_00420, a single genomic region encodes these proteins:
- a CDS encoding type II toxin-antitoxin system PemK/MazF family toxin produces MPGLRSALTRLLAIGGRAALRELERQTAAPRRTPTSADAGRERPRPRRGGAAVASGGVAIEYAPRADGRPDPGEVVWAWVPFEEMDGRGKDRPVLVVGRSGDDLVGLMMTSKDHHDGRDRDPADGRVWIDVGSGPWDRQGRPSEVRVDRVLTVSPRDVRREGSALDRARFDAVVAEGRRLHGW; encoded by the coding sequence GTGCCCGGTCTCCGTTCCGCCCTCACCCGCCTCCTCGCGATCGGCGGTCGCGCGGCGCTGCGCGAGCTCGAACGCCAGACCGCCGCGCCCCGGCGGACACCCACCTCCGCCGACGCCGGTCGTGAACGTCCCCGTCCGCGTCGCGGCGGTGCCGCGGTGGCCTCCGGCGGGGTGGCGATCGAGTACGCGCCCCGCGCGGACGGTCGCCCCGACCCGGGCGAGGTCGTCTGGGCGTGGGTGCCCTTCGAGGAGATGGACGGGCGCGGCAAGGACCGCCCGGTGCTCGTCGTCGGCCGCTCCGGCGACGACCTCGTCGGGCTGATGATGACGAGCAAGGACCACCACGACGGGAGGGACCGGGACCCCGCGGACGGCCGGGTCTGGATCGACGTCGGCTCCGGCCCCTGGGACCGCCAGGGCCGCCCCAGCGAGGTCCGCGTCGACCGCGTGCTGACCGTCTCCCCGCGCGACGTGCGCCGCGAGGGTTCCGCTCTGGACCGCGCCCGCTTCGACGCCGTCGTCGCCGAAGGCCGCCGCCTCCACGGCTGGTGA
- the alaS gene encoding alanine--tRNA ligase, producing the protein MQTAEIRRRWLDFFERKGHTIVPSASLVSTDPSLMFTVAGMVPFIPYLTAQVPAPYKRATSVQKCLRTLDIEEVGKTTRHGTFFQMNGNFSFGDYFKREAITFAWELLTTPEADGGLGFDPTRLWTTVYLDDDEAFRLWQEIGMPAERIQRRGKADNYWNTGQPGPGGPCSEIYYDRGPEFGAEGGPEADEDRYIEIWNLVFMQYQLSAVRSKVDFDVEGELPAKNIDTGMGLERVAFLKQGVDNMYEIDEVRPVLDYAALAAEKDYGANHEDDVRMRVVADHVRSALMLIGDGVTPGNEGAGYVLRRLIRRAVRAMRLLGFEDEALPILLPASMEVMSASYPELRTDFDRISKVAYAEEQAFRRTLVSGTAIFETAVAQTKAAGGSTLTGDRAFQLHDTYGFPIDLTLEMASEAGVTVDEPGFRTLMAEQVGRAKADAKAKKLGGLDLSIYRQTLEQLTAPVTFTGYELAEGEARISVVLQGGVSTPSAPTGSDVEVVLDRTPFYAEGGGQLADHGTITTTGGAVVTVTDVQQPVRGLYVHKGSVTSGEVVAGDGAHAVVDANRRRAVSRAHTATHLVHQVVREHLGDTATQAGSQNAPGRMRFDYHSSSQVAAALVRDIEGVVNERVADDLPVSAAIMDRESALNSGAMALFGEKYGDKVRVVSIGENWSKELCGGTHTLTSQQVGLVSIVSESSIGSGARRIEALVGTDAYAFLTREHLLVNQLTEVVKARPEELADRIGSLLTRLGDAEKEIAKLRAGQVLALAPTIAAHPVDKFGVHVVTYDAGTVSADDLRTLTLDVRSRLGDERPTVVAIAGVAKDRPVVVVATNAEARRWGVKAGELVRGAAQTLGGGGGGKDDLAQGGGQDATKVVAALQGIEDFVGARVTGSV; encoded by the coding sequence ATGCAGACGGCAGAGATCCGTCGTCGGTGGCTCGACTTCTTCGAGCGCAAGGGGCACACCATCGTGCCCAGCGCCTCGCTGGTGTCGACCGACCCGAGCCTCATGTTCACCGTCGCCGGGATGGTGCCGTTCATCCCCTACCTCACCGCTCAGGTGCCCGCGCCGTACAAGCGCGCGACGAGCGTGCAGAAGTGCCTGCGGACCCTCGACATCGAGGAGGTCGGCAAGACCACCCGGCACGGCACGTTCTTCCAGATGAACGGCAACTTCTCCTTCGGCGACTACTTCAAGCGCGAGGCCATCACCTTCGCCTGGGAACTGCTGACGACACCCGAGGCCGACGGCGGCCTCGGCTTCGACCCGACGCGGCTGTGGACCACGGTCTACCTCGACGACGACGAGGCGTTCCGGCTGTGGCAGGAGATCGGCATGCCCGCCGAGCGCATCCAGCGCCGCGGCAAGGCCGACAACTACTGGAACACCGGCCAGCCCGGCCCCGGCGGCCCCTGCTCCGAGATCTACTACGACCGCGGTCCCGAGTTCGGCGCCGAGGGCGGCCCCGAGGCCGACGAGGACCGCTACATCGAGATCTGGAACCTCGTCTTCATGCAGTACCAGCTCTCCGCGGTGCGCTCGAAGGTCGACTTCGACGTCGAGGGCGAGCTCCCCGCGAAGAACATCGACACCGGCATGGGGCTCGAACGCGTCGCGTTCCTCAAGCAGGGCGTCGACAACATGTACGAGATCGACGAGGTCCGCCCCGTCCTCGACTACGCGGCGCTCGCGGCCGAGAAGGACTACGGCGCCAACCACGAGGACGACGTCCGCATGCGCGTCGTGGCCGACCACGTCCGCAGCGCCCTCATGCTCATCGGCGACGGCGTCACCCCCGGCAACGAGGGCGCGGGCTACGTGCTGCGTCGCCTGATCCGTCGTGCGGTCCGCGCGATGCGCCTGCTCGGCTTCGAGGACGAGGCGCTGCCGATCCTGCTGCCCGCCTCGATGGAGGTCATGAGCGCCTCCTACCCGGAGCTGCGCACCGACTTCGACCGGATCTCGAAGGTCGCCTACGCCGAGGAGCAGGCGTTCCGGCGCACCCTCGTCTCCGGCACCGCGATCTTCGAAACGGCTGTGGCGCAGACGAAGGCGGCGGGCGGCTCGACGCTGACCGGCGACCGCGCGTTCCAGCTGCACGACACCTACGGGTTCCCGATCGACCTCACCCTGGAGATGGCGTCCGAGGCCGGCGTCACCGTCGACGAGCCGGGCTTCCGCACGTTGATGGCCGAGCAGGTCGGCCGGGCGAAGGCGGACGCGAAGGCGAAGAAGCTCGGCGGGCTGGACCTGTCGATCTACCGCCAGACGCTGGAGCAGCTGACCGCGCCGGTCACCTTCACCGGCTACGAGCTCGCCGAGGGCGAGGCGCGGATCTCCGTGGTCCTGCAGGGCGGGGTCTCCACGCCGTCCGCCCCGACCGGCAGCGACGTCGAGGTCGTCCTCGACCGCACGCCGTTCTACGCCGAGGGCGGTGGCCAGCTCGCCGACCACGGCACGATCACCACGACCGGTGGCGCCGTCGTCACCGTCACCGACGTGCAGCAGCCCGTCCGCGGGCTCTACGTCCACAAGGGCAGCGTCACCAGCGGTGAGGTCGTCGCGGGGGACGGCGCGCACGCCGTCGTCGACGCGAACCGCCGTCGCGCGGTGAGTCGCGCCCACACCGCGACGCACCTCGTGCACCAGGTCGTGCGCGAGCACCTCGGTGACACCGCCACCCAGGCCGGGTCGCAGAACGCGCCGGGCCGGATGCGCTTCGACTACCACTCCAGCTCCCAGGTCGCGGCGGCCCTCGTGCGCGACATCGAGGGCGTCGTCAACGAACGGGTGGCCGACGACCTCCCCGTGTCTGCGGCGATCATGGACCGGGAGTCGGCGCTGAACTCCGGGGCCATGGCCCTCTTCGGCGAGAAGTACGGCGACAAGGTCCGCGTCGTCTCCATCGGCGAGAACTGGTCCAAGGAACTCTGCGGGGGGACGCACACCCTGACGTCGCAGCAGGTCGGGCTCGTCTCGATCGTCTCGGAGTCCTCCATCGGCTCCGGTGCGCGCCGCATCGAGGCCCTCGTCGGCACCGACGCGTACGCGTTCCTCACGCGCGAGCACCTGCTGGTCAACCAGCTCACCGAGGTCGTCAAGGCGCGGCCGGAGGAACTGGCCGACCGCATCGGTTCGCTGCTGACCCGTCTCGGCGACGCCGAGAAGGAGATCGCGAAGCTGCGCGCGGGCCAGGTCCTCGCGCTCGCCCCGACGATCGCCGCCCACCCCGTCGACAAGTTCGGGGTCCACGTCGTCACCTACGACGCCGGGACGGTCTCGGCCGACGACCTGCGCACGCTCACCCTCGACGTCAGGTCGCGGCTCGGGGACGAACGGCCCACGGTCGTCGCGATCGCGGGGGTCGCCAAGGACCGCCCGGTCGTCGTCGTGGCCACCAACGCCGAGGCGCGCCGCTGGGGCGTCAAGGCCGGTGAACTCGTGCGCGGCGCCGCGCAGACCCTCGGCGGGGGCGGTGGCGGCAAGGACGACCTCGCCCAGGGCGGTGGTCAGGACGCGACCAAGGTCGTGGCCGCGCTGCAGGGGATCGAGGACTTCGTCGGCGCCCGCGTGACCGGCTCGGTCTGA
- the ruvX gene encoding Holliday junction resolvase RuvX, whose product MDVGSVRVGLAACDPAGVIASPVRTLVRDPERDGDVAEIAAEARARAAVEIVMGLPLSMDGSQGPAALRALDYAAKIVRAVPEVPVRLVDERLSTVDAHRLLHAAGKKEKQFRAVVDQAAAVVLLQSALDAERAGHAPGRVMEGPKGRRKARHRGHGVTSEGQQAAEGQARPDATEGRGS is encoded by the coding sequence GTGGACGTCGGGAGCGTCCGGGTCGGCCTCGCGGCGTGCGACCCTGCAGGCGTGATCGCCTCACCCGTGCGGACCCTCGTCCGCGATCCGGAGCGCGACGGCGACGTCGCCGAGATCGCGGCCGAGGCCCGCGCGCGGGCGGCGGTCGAGATCGTCATGGGTCTGCCGCTGTCGATGGACGGGTCACAGGGCCCGGCGGCCTTGCGCGCGCTCGACTACGCGGCCAAGATCGTCCGAGCCGTCCCGGAGGTGCCGGTCCGACTCGTCGACGAGCGGCTGAGCACCGTCGACGCGCACCGGTTGCTGCACGCCGCCGGCAAGAAGGAGAAGCAGTTCCGCGCGGTGGTCGACCAGGCCGCCGCGGTGGTGCTGCTGCAGTCAGCGTTGGACGCCGAGCGTGCAGGTCACGCGCCCGGACGGGTGATGGAAGGACCGAAGGGGCGCCGCAAGGCCCGCCACCGCGGGCACGGTGTGACCTCTGAGGGTCAGCAGGCCGCGGAAGGACAGGCACGTCCCGACGCCACGGAGGGCAGGGGCTCATGA
- the mltG gene encoding endolytic transglycosylase MltG — protein MDLPDTRSDGSRRRRRLRRRRALVAIVAALAVIGGGTWAAWGTLGPVVAHFTESGDWDGSGTGSVDVKVASGDTGRAIGRTLVDAGVVKTQNAFVSAAQAQPKFSGIQPGTYRLKEHMSGTAAVALMLDPSAKVTTKLTIPEGLRAEQVYALIEKNTSIADADVRAALANPAALGLPASANGNVEGYLFPATYDVDPDETAVELLTAMVAQSTKVMADLGVTPEQMHDVVVEASIAQKEARSAEDMTRVTRVLDNRMAIGMNLQLDSTVSYAVNSSNVVTTTAEQRATDSPWNTYLHPGLPAGPISNPGADALRAALAPADGPWLFFVTVNLETGETRFATTIEEHNANVALFQQYLREHPEGK, from the coding sequence ATGGATCTTCCCGACACCCGCTCGGACGGGTCACGGCGGCGACGCCGCCTCCGCCGCCGACGCGCGCTCGTCGCGATCGTCGCGGCGCTGGCCGTCATCGGGGGCGGGACGTGGGCGGCCTGGGGCACCCTCGGACCGGTCGTGGCCCACTTCACCGAGAGCGGCGACTGGGACGGCTCGGGCACCGGGAGCGTCGACGTCAAGGTCGCCAGCGGCGACACCGGCCGGGCCATCGGCCGCACCCTCGTCGACGCGGGCGTGGTGAAGACCCAGAACGCGTTCGTGTCCGCTGCGCAGGCCCAGCCGAAGTTCTCCGGGATCCAGCCCGGCACCTACCGGCTGAAGGAGCACATGTCCGGCACCGCCGCCGTCGCGCTGATGCTCGACCCGAGCGCCAAGGTCACCACCAAGCTGACGATCCCCGAGGGGCTGCGGGCCGAGCAGGTCTACGCGCTGATCGAGAAGAACACCTCCATCGCCGACGCCGACGTCCGTGCGGCGCTGGCGAACCCGGCCGCGCTCGGTCTGCCGGCGTCCGCGAACGGCAACGTCGAGGGCTACCTCTTCCCCGCGACCTACGACGTCGACCCCGACGAGACCGCCGTGGAACTGCTCACCGCGATGGTCGCCCAGTCGACGAAGGTGATGGCCGACCTCGGCGTCACCCCCGAGCAGATGCACGACGTCGTGGTCGAGGCGAGCATCGCGCAGAAGGAGGCGCGCAGCGCCGAGGACATGACCCGGGTGACGCGCGTCCTCGACAACCGGATGGCGATCGGGATGAACCTGCAGCTGGACTCCACGGTCAGCTACGCGGTGAACTCCTCCAACGTCGTGACGACCACCGCCGAGCAGCGGGCGACCGACTCGCCCTGGAACACCTACCTGCACCCCGGCCTGCCCGCCGGGCCGATCAGCAACCCCGGCGCGGACGCCCTGCGCGCCGCCCTGGCCCCCGCCGACGGCCCGTGGCTGTTCTTCGTGACGGTGAACCTCGAGACGGGTGAGACCCGCTTCGCGACCACCATCGAGGAGCACAACGCCAACGTCGCGCTGTTCCAGCAGTACCTGCGGGAGCACCCGGAGGGCAAGTGA
- a CDS encoding shikimate dehydrogenase — translation MKAAVCGSPIRHSLSPALHRAAYAALGLEGWSYDLLEVDEERLPAVIGDLDAGWAGLSLTMPLKQAVVPLVDEVSDFARAVGSVNTVVVTPRLDRRNTPGRRGVRLRAENTDVIGLVTALAEAGASRIRRGVVLGGGATARSAVVALLQAGCPRPVAVVRSPDRAAELRGVAARLGGEVEIRDWSELAVALSADVVISTVPIGGSDAMTDAVLGAFRPVWWPLLLDVVYAPWPTPVAQRWGGVVVGGFEMLLHQAVAQVELMTGRDGPVEAMRAAGLAALAERARA, via the coding sequence ATGAAGGCCGCGGTCTGCGGTTCCCCCATCCGGCACTCGCTCTCGCCCGCCCTGCACCGCGCGGCGTACGCGGCGCTCGGGCTGGAGGGGTGGAGCTACGACCTGCTCGAGGTCGACGAGGAGCGGCTGCCGGCCGTGATCGGCGACCTCGACGCCGGCTGGGCCGGGCTCAGCCTCACGATGCCGCTCAAGCAGGCGGTCGTGCCGCTGGTCGACGAGGTCAGCGACTTCGCCCGCGCCGTCGGCTCCGTCAACACCGTCGTCGTCACCCCTCGACTGGACCGGCGCAACACCCCGGGGCGGCGCGGGGTGCGGTTGCGGGCCGAGAACACCGACGTCATCGGTCTGGTGACCGCGCTGGCCGAGGCCGGCGCGTCGCGGATCCGCCGGGGCGTCGTGCTGGGCGGGGGAGCGACTGCGCGGTCCGCCGTCGTGGCCCTGCTGCAGGCCGGTTGTCCCCGACCCGTCGCCGTGGTCAGGTCCCCCGACCGGGCGGCGGAGCTGCGCGGGGTCGCCGCCCGCCTCGGCGGCGAGGTGGAGATCCGCGACTGGTCCGAGCTGGCCGTGGCGTTGTCCGCGGACGTCGTCATCTCGACCGTCCCCATCGGCGGCTCGGACGCGATGACCGACGCCGTCCTCGGTGCCTTCCGCCCGGTGTGGTGGCCGCTGCTGCTCGACGTGGTCTACGCGCCGTGGCCGACCCCCGTCGCGCAACGCTGGGGCGGGGTCGTCGTCGGCGGGTTCGAGATGCTGCTGCACCAGGCCGTCGCCCAGGTGGAGCTGATGACCGGGCGGGACGGGCCGGTGGAGGCCATGCGTGCGGCCGGGTTGGCGGCGTTGGCGGAGCGGGCGCGCGCCTGA
- a CDS encoding type IV pilus twitching motility protein PilT, whose product MNFRPGGGDGVPSARPNISALLKQLESDEAVIAAPPAPAPQEFQLAPVVEEVPRHSSAPLAVQPVAPVPVGVPVVAQLVPEARTEHPEPEALVTSGGDPDRGATVRINEVLIRALELGASDVHFTVGTPPSVRVSGEVEPMDEFPRMTTNVLQEMIYAILTQKQRETFEANLELDFAYQVPGHSRFRVNVYRQRESTGAAFRQIPFDIKPLEDLGVPPVVGSFASLQRGFVLVTGPTGSGKSTTLASVVDLANRTRKDHIMTVEDPIEFLHRHKSCIVNQREVGEDTKSFANALKSVLRQDPDIILVGEMRDLETISVALTAAETGHLVFGTLHTSSAASTIDRVIDVFPPHQQTQIRTQFAGAIQGIVCQTLCKRADGRGRVVATEVLVATPAIRNLIREGKTHQIGSAMQAGAQFGMHTLDQHLAELVKTRQITFEHGLEKCSAADEFRRLTGR is encoded by the coding sequence GTGAACTTCCGACCGGGCGGGGGCGACGGGGTGCCTTCGGCGCGCCCGAACATCAGCGCGCTCCTGAAGCAGCTGGAGAGCGACGAGGCCGTGATCGCCGCGCCGCCCGCTCCCGCTCCCCAGGAGTTCCAGCTGGCGCCCGTGGTGGAGGAGGTGCCCCGGCACTCCTCCGCGCCCCTCGCTGTCCAGCCCGTCGCCCCGGTGCCTGTCGGCGTGCCCGTCGTGGCGCAGCTCGTCCCCGAGGCCCGGACCGAGCACCCCGAACCCGAGGCGCTCGTGACCTCGGGCGGTGACCCCGACCGCGGCGCGACCGTCCGCATCAACGAGGTCCTCATCCGCGCGCTGGAACTGGGGGCCTCCGACGTCCACTTCACCGTCGGGACGCCCCCCTCCGTCCGGGTGTCCGGCGAGGTCGAGCCGATGGACGAGTTCCCGCGGATGACGACGAACGTGCTGCAGGAGATGATCTACGCGATCCTCACCCAGAAGCAGCGCGAGACCTTCGAGGCCAACCTTGAGCTCGACTTCGCCTACCAGGTGCCCGGGCACTCCCGCTTCCGCGTCAACGTCTACCGCCAGCGCGAGTCGACCGGGGCGGCGTTCCGCCAGATCCCCTTCGACATCAAACCCCTCGAGGACCTCGGCGTCCCGCCCGTGGTCGGTTCCTTCGCGAGCCTGCAGCGCGGGTTCGTCCTCGTGACCGGTCCCACCGGTTCCGGGAAGTCGACGACCCTCGCCTCGGTGGTGGACCTCGCGAACCGGACCCGCAAGGACCACATCATGACCGTCGAGGACCCCATCGAGTTCCTGCACCGGCACAAGAGCTGCATCGTCAACCAACGCGAGGTGGGGGAGGACACCAAGTCCTTCGCCAACGCGCTGAAGAGCGTGCTGCGCCAGGACCCCGACATCATCCTCGTCGGCGAGATGCGCGACCTCGAGACGATCTCGGTGGCCCTCACCGCCGCCGAGACCGGTCACCTCGTCTTCGGCACCCTGCACACCTCCAGCGCCGCCTCCACGATCGACCGCGTCATCGACGTCTTCCCGCCCCACCAGCAGACCCAGATCCGCACCCAGTTCGCCGGCGCGATCCAGGGGATCGTCTGCCAGACCCTCTGCAAGCGCGCCGACGGCCGTGGCCGCGTCGTGGCCACCGAGGTGCTCGTCGCCACCCCCGCCATCCGCAACCTCATCCGCGAGGGCAAGACCCACCAGATCGGTTCGGCCATGCAGGCCGGCGCCCAGTTCGGGATGCACACCCTCGACCAGCACCTGGCCGAACTCGTGAAGACCCGTCAGATCACCTTTGAACACGGCCTGGAGAAGTGCTCCGCCGCCGACGAGTTCCGTCGCCTGACCGGGCGCTGA
- a CDS encoding type II secretion system F family protein has translation MATATKAPARPAGRQQHSTFEYSARDRAGKLVKGTLEANDSQAVVQRLASQGMAPVSIVESKAGKGMQMEISLPGSNRVKLKDLALMSRQFATMVSSGLSLLKALSILAEQTESKKLAVTLHEVRGEVESGTSLSTALARHTNVFPPLMINMVRAGEVGGFLDQVLVQLAENFESEVKLKAKVKSAMTYPVVVFIIAIVAVIGMLLFIVPIFASMFDSLGGDLPLPTKILVALSHGLRVGGPVILVIAIVGPVLWRKIKNKDEVRNVVDPIKLKMPIFGLLAQKIALSRFTRNLGTMLHSGVPILQSLEIVGNASGNVVIERASRDVMESVRGGKSLAGPLAEHAVFPAMVVQMMSVGEDTGALDAMLHKISDFYDQEVEATTEALTSLIEPLMIAFLGGIIGAMIVAMYMPIFGVFNLIQ, from the coding sequence ATGGCAACCGCCACCAAGGCGCCGGCGAGGCCCGCTGGGCGCCAGCAGCACTCGACGTTCGAGTACTCCGCGCGTGACCGTGCGGGGAAGCTCGTCAAGGGAACTCTCGAGGCGAACGACTCCCAGGCGGTCGTCCAGCGGCTCGCCTCGCAGGGCATGGCCCCGGTCTCCATCGTGGAGTCGAAGGCCGGCAAGGGCATGCAGATGGAGATCAGCCTCCCCGGCTCGAACCGGGTGAAGCTGAAGGACCTGGCGCTGATGTCCCGACAGTTCGCAACGATGGTCTCCTCGGGACTGTCGCTGCTGAAAGCGCTGTCGATCCTCGCGGAGCAGACGGAGAGCAAGAAGCTCGCGGTGACGTTGCATGAGGTGCGCGGAGAGGTCGAGAGCGGAACATCGCTGTCCACCGCGCTCGCCCGGCACACCAACGTGTTCCCACCCCTGATGATCAACATGGTGCGCGCCGGCGAGGTCGGCGGTTTCCTGGACCAGGTCCTCGTCCAGTTGGCCGAGAACTTCGAGTCCGAGGTGAAGCTCAAGGCCAAGGTCAAGTCGGCCATGACCTACCCGGTCGTGGTGTTCATCATCGCGATCGTCGCCGTGATCGGCATGCTGCTCTTCATCGTCCCGATCTTCGCGAGCATGTTCGACTCCCTCGGTGGCGACCTGCCGCTGCCGACGAAGATCCTCGTAGCGCTGTCCCACGGCCTCCGCGTGGGCGGCCCGGTGATCCTCGTGATCGCGATCGTGGGACCCGTCCTCTGGCGGAAGATCAAGAACAAGGACGAAGTCCGCAACGTCGTCGACCCGATCAAGCTGAAGATGCCGATCTTCGGCCTCCTGGCCCAGAAGATCGCCCTCTCCCGGTTCACCCGCAACCTCGGGACGATGCTGCACTCGGGGGTGCCGATCCTGCAGAGCCTCGAGATCGTCGGCAACGCTTCGGGCAACGTCGTCATCGAGCGGGCGTCTAGGGACGTCATGGAAAGCGTGCGCGGTGGTAAGTCGCTGGCCGGTCCGTTGGCCGAGCACGCCGTGTTCCCAGCCATGGTCGTTCAGATGATGAGCGTCGGCGAGGACACCGGTGCACTCGACGCCATGCTGCACAAGATCTCCGACTTCTACGACCAGGAGGTCGAGGCGACGACCGAGGCCCTCACCAGCCTCATCGAGCCCCTGATGATCGCCTTCCTCGGCGGAATCATCGGCGCCATGATCGTCGCCATGTACATGCCCATCTTCGGTGTGTTCAACCTCATCCAGTGA
- a CDS encoding type IV pilin protein, with protein sequence MTGTRRSAFVDQGFTLIELLVVMIIIGILTAIAIPVTIAQRQKAVESSLKSDLRTVAEFEESYAHDGQDYLAVAKTQTPDIAGKVSLSPGNSVEVTLNGASTAYCIVVSNPKTPKAWVFVSTQGGQQTAGVQVCPTSF encoded by the coding sequence GTGACCGGAACACGGCGTTCGGCGTTCGTCGACCAGGGTTTCACCCTGATCGAGCTCCTCGTCGTCATGATCATCATCGGGATCCTGACGGCCATCGCGATCCCGGTGACGATCGCGCAGCGGCAGAAGGCCGTGGAGTCGTCGCTGAAGAGCGATCTGCGGACGGTCGCGGAGTTCGAGGAGAGCTACGCCCACGACGGGCAGGACTACCTGGCGGTCGCGAAGACCCAGACGCCTGACATCGCGGGCAAGGTCTCGCTCTCCCCGGGCAACTCCGTGGAGGTGACGCTGAACGGTGCTTCGACGGCCTACTGCATCGTCGTGAGCAACCCGAAGACCCCGAAGGCCTGGGTCTTCGTCTCCACTCAGGGTGGCCAGCAGACGGCCGGCGTCCAGGTCTGTCCCACCTCCTTCTGA
- a CDS encoding type IV pilin protein, which translates to MTEGLKDLLARTEELLVRAATPESRCATRERLRNYPKGSIDMLARIRKSMNEKDQGFTLIELLVVMIIIGILAAIAIPVFLNQRKKAVDSSIKSDLKTIATAEETAYTDKNAYVAVAGGTGTLTIGDTVKVSSGNTFTVKLVDTTGYCIEGSAATGKATQTWVYNSTAGGLQASSVTACV; encoded by the coding sequence GTGACCGAGGGGCTCAAGGACCTTCTCGCCCGCACCGAAGAACTACTTGTCAGAGCCGCCACACCGGAAAGCCGGTGCGCGACCCGCGAGCGGCTCCGGAACTACCCGAAGGGGAGCATCGACATGCTCGCTCGCATCCGCAAGTCCATGAACGAGAAGGACCAGGGCTTCACCCTGATCGAGCTCCTCGTCGTCATGATCATCATCGGCATCCTCGCCGCGATCGCCATCCCGGTCTTCCTGAACCAGCGCAAGAAGGCCGTGGACTCGTCCATCAAGTCGGACCTGAAGACCATCGCCACCGCCGAGGAGACGGCCTACACCGACAAAAACGCCTACGTGGCGGTCGCCGGCGGCACCGGCACCCTGACCATCGGCGACACCGTCAAGGTCAGCTCCGGCAACACCTTCACCGTGAAGCTGGTCGACACGACCGGCTACTGCATCGAGGGTTCTGCGGCCACTGGCAAGGCGACCCAGACCTGGGTCTACAACAGCACCGCTGGTGGTCTGCAGGCCTCCTCCGTCACCGCCTGCGTCTGA
- a CDS encoding type IV pilus modification PilV family protein: MKLRQERRRDEGFTLIEVVVSMLIFAVLSSAVVGLVVKTLQTTTKADNKSAASNLADAKKEYLIGTDWDSVVSGSNTVDADGDPWTNATQGVQYTVKTTVALVPNSDSFCSTNGAELTRKLIRVDVSWPGMGSTDAVTNSTFRRVYQSDSASQPGAAAWQVNTPGFSPTGAVSYAGLSGLTASAYDSSTGALAATGVTDSNGCVVMSNLDAGKYSVIVNQADYVGQDNKQQQSTDVTVQAGKISVPDPLRYAPVSSAKLKLVQVAGYNPPSSLASWTGFSSTLYADTISGYDQRSACVGAASALSTPCLGSDGTIGRLYPKAYSGWLGLCADVNAASTKATSGDFTPRWTAADVPTVNVQLGSAAYQLTSILTTQTWAVTATYTNPTASCTGQTISLGNASSNSAYKVGLPLGTWTITATSATGKVSSKNVTVTSSSAPVVTSLAVTL; encoded by the coding sequence GTGAAACTGCGTCAGGAACGCCGGCGTGACGAGGGTTTCACCCTCATCGAGGTCGTCGTATCGATGCTGATCTTCGCCGTGCTGTCCTCGGCGGTGGTCGGCCTCGTGGTCAAGACCCTCCAGACTACGACGAAGGCGGACAACAAGAGCGCTGCCTCGAACCTCGCGGACGCCAAGAAGGAATACCTGATCGGCACCGACTGGGACAGCGTGGTCAGTGGGAGCAACACGGTCGACGCCGACGGAGACCCCTGGACGAACGCCACCCAGGGTGTCCAGTACACGGTGAAGACCACCGTGGCGCTGGTGCCCAACTCCGACAGCTTCTGTTCCACCAACGGCGCCGAGCTCACCCGCAAGCTCATCCGGGTCGACGTGAGCTGGCCCGGGATGGGCAGCACCGACGCCGTCACCAACAGCACGTTCCGCCGCGTCTACCAGTCCGACTCCGCGTCCCAGCCGGGCGCCGCCGCCTGGCAGGTCAACACGCCTGGATTCTCTCCCACCGGTGCCGTGAGCTACGCGGGCCTGTCTGGCCTGACTGCCAGCGCCTACGACAGTTCCACCGGCGCCCTCGCCGCGACCGGGGTCACCGACTCCAACGGGTGCGTCGTGATGTCGAACCTGGACGCTGGGAAGTACAGCGTGATCGTCAACCAGGCGGACTACGTGGGCCAGGACAACAAGCAGCAGCAGAGCACCGACGTCACGGTTCAGGCCGGCAAGATCTCCGTCCCCGATCCGTTGCGCTACGCGCCGGTCTCCTCGGCGAAGCTCAAGCTGGTCCAGGTCGCGGGCTACAACCCGCCGTCCTCGCTCGCGAGCTGGACCGGGTTCTCCTCGACCCTCTACGCCGACACCATCAGCGGTTACGACCAGCGTTCGGCCTGCGTCGGAGCGGCCAGCGCGCTCAGCACCCCGTGCCTGGGTAGTGACGGGACCATCGGACGCCTGTACCCCAAGGCTTACAGCGGCTGGCTGGGTCTGTGCGCGGATGTCAACGCAGCGTCCACCAAGGCCACCTCCGGCGACTTCACACCACGCTGGACCGCGGCGGACGTACCGACCGTCAATGTCCAGCTCGGGTCGGCGGCATACCAGCTGACGTCGATCCTGACGACGCAGACCTGGGCCGTCACCGCGACCTACACCAACCCGACCGCCTCGTGCACGGGGCAGACGATCTCACTGGGGAACGCCTCGTCCAACTCGGCGTACAAGGTGGGTCTGCCGCTCGGAACGTGGACGATCACCGCTACGTCCGCCACCGGCAAGGTGTCCTCGAAGAACGTCACGGTCACGAGCTCCAGTGCCCCCGTGGTCACGAGCCTCGCGGTGACGTTGTGA